One part of the Eleginops maclovinus isolate JMC-PN-2008 ecotype Puerto Natales chromosome 14, JC_Emac_rtc_rv5, whole genome shotgun sequence genome encodes these proteins:
- the LOC134876316 gene encoding G2/M phase-specific E3 ubiquitin-protein ligase-like, which yields MPSTPSTSTLETPRFEARRFSTWNSRGKSVKRTKPGIHRAFHKDVILLPSADDSSVVKQAKKSVLHQRGYILNAFEFEKAWDSTEVMARLRQAFAAKVCLPNNVRGRPHGRHFCQQPSSCTTPPPQAPPQQPPQQPPQQPPQQPPQQPPQQPPQQPPLQPPQQPPQQPPQQPPQQPPQQPPQQPPQQPPQQPPQQPPLQPPVNDQAGYHPDNYYSAYVDIIEDLAEEEDGELLHAIVVSMQDQTLPKEDVPVSDILKELAEKIDSIGISRFNINRSNVLDGAIRGLKRLTFSPCNTLNVRFSDDKGATEEAIDLGGPRREFLRLLMQTLSESEMFEGREGHRNLALDFRALREDKYFYAGTAIALSLVHGGPPPCFLSKTLFTGISEGADQCQPELEDVTDSDLRDKLTKVSEATTLHDLQLSVEPISDYLATAGCLRLLTSLTDKYPLLEDILMFHVVHRVRAPLERFKDGLKTLGVLPKIQQHPEAFRPLLCYNPPTLTADSLDCLFTINWSEDGSNSRIGENKTVAFWRDFLQDVEEEKKMTLESILTFTTGSNVVPPMGFSPQPSLEFLHGGGKYPIANTCINCLRLPLHSEYEPFKEAMEFAIQNTYGFGMA from the exons ATGCCATCAACGCCATCAACATCGACACTGGAAACCCCTAGATTTGAGGCCAGGCGGTTCAGCACCTGGAATTCCAGAGGAAAGTCGGTGAAAAG aacaaaGCCGGGAATACACCGGGCTTTTCATAAAGATGTTATCCTGCTGCCTTCAGCTGATGACAGCAGTGTCGTAAAACAAGCAAAGAAATCAGTGCTGCACCAGAGAGGCTACATACTGAATGcctttgaatttgaaaaggCATGGGACAGCACAGAGGTGATGGCCAGGCTTAGGCAGGCATTTGCAGCTAAGGTGTGCCTTCCTAATAATGTCAG AGGACGACCTCATGGAAGACATTTCTGCCAGCAGCCATCCTCGTGCACCACACCACCCCCACAAGCACCACCTCAGCAGCCACCTCAACAGCCACCTCAACAGCCACCTCAACAGCCACCACAGCAGCCACCTCAACAGCCACCTCAACAGCCACCACTGCAGCCACCTCAACAGCCACCTCAACAGCCACCTCAACAGCCACCTCAGCAGCCACCTCAACAGCCACCTCAACAGCCACCTCAACAGCCACCACAGCAGCCACCACAGCAGCCACCACTGCAGCCACCAGTGAATGACCAGGCAGGATATCATCCAGATAATTACTATAGTGCATATGTCGACATCATTGAAGATTTGGCGGAGGAGGAAGACGGTGAACTGTTACATGCTATAGTCGTTAGCATGCAAGACCAGAC GCTCCCCAAAGAAGATGTCCCAGTCAGTGACATTCTGAAGGAATTGGCAGAGAAAATCGATAGCATTGGAATTTCAAGATTCAACATAAATCGCTCCAATGTTCTTGACGGGGCCATACGGGGTCTTAAAAGGTTGACATTCAGCCCATGCAATACTTTGAATGTGAGATTTTCTGACGATAAGGGGGCGACTGAGGAAGCTATTGACCTTGGGGGGCCAAGAAGAGAGTTTCTTCGCCTTCTAATGCAAACCCTGTCAGAGTCCGAGATGTTTGAGGGACGCGAAGGCCATCGCAACTTGGCTCTAGATTTCAGAG CTTTACGTGAGGACAAATATTTTTATGCAGGAACTGCCATTGCCCTCAGCCTGGTCCATGGCGGTCCACCGCCATGTTTTCTGTCAAAGACTCTTTTCACGGGCATATCCGAGGGAGCAGACCAGTGCCAGCCAGAGCTGGAAGACGTCACTGATTCTGATCTGCGCGACAAACTAACAAAG GTTTCTGAAGCCACGACACTACATGACCTGCAGCTGTCTGTGGAGCCTATCAGCGACTACTTGGCCACCGCTGGCTGCTTAAGGCTCTTAACATCCTTGACCGACAAATATCCACTGCTGGAGGACATCCTGATGTTCCACGTGGTCCATCGTGTTCGGGCACCCTTGGAGCG ATTCAAAGACGGGCTGAAAACCCTAGGCGTGTTGCCGAAAATACAACAGCACCCAGAGGCATTTCGCCCGCTGCTGTGCTACAACCCTCCCACGCTCACAGCCGACTCTCTGGATTGTCTCTTCACCATCAACTGGTCCGAGGATGGGAGCAACTCCCGGATTGGCGAGAACAAGACAGTGGCATTTTGGAGGGATTTCCTTCAGGATGTAGAAG aagagaagaaaatgactTTGGAATCTATTCTTACCTTCACTACGGGGTCTAATGTGGTTCCACCGATGGGGTTCTCCCCTCAGCCATCCTTGGAATTCCTTCATGGTGGAGGAAAATATCCAATTGCAAACACTTGCATAAACTGCTTACGGCTGCCCCTTCACTCAGAATACGAGCCTTTCAAGGAGGCAATGGAGTTTGCCATCCAAAACACATATGGATTTGGTATGGCTTAG